Genomic window (Cydia amplana chromosome 11, ilCydAmpl1.1, whole genome shotgun sequence):
ttagtaaaaatacaaaagagtTTGATATAACGGACGATTGTTTTTACGTATTTAAGcttatttgtaatatttaatttgattaatcCGATACCTACGGCACTGTTTTTTGAGTGTAAATAATGCatgaataaaaaacaactatgcATAAATATACTATGCTATGCTTTATTCAATAATCAATAGGTGATATTTGTATCCTTTGCTATAAATTTACACTAAAACAATAGgttgtttcattatttctttaATTTCCTGCACTTccgtatagttttattttagtaggtacctacatattaactaaaaacaaaaactatttttcATAATATGTCGTGATATTCGATTGGAACTAAAATTTACGTGTAAAGATGTAAGTGATTTCAATAAAACTGGTGTTTAGTTACGACAATGCAAATTAGAAGGAATAGCAACGTAAGctggtttgttttgtttgtcctTATTGCGACAAAAGTAGGTACGGTGATTAATTTGATAGAAATAGTATTGTGGTGatgaaataatagttttaatcacctgtttaattaaaatataatagctGTGGTTTTGAGACTCCCATTAAATTGGGATACCTGAGGTCTCAAAACAACCATTAAATTGGTATCTGCCTGTCTGTGATTTCAaacctccattaaattggaattgTTGTGGTTTTGAAATATCCATTCAATTGGAATATAATAGCTGTGGTTTTGAGACTCCCATTAAATTGGGATAACCGAGGTCTCAAAACGACCATTAAATTGGTGTCTGTGATTTTAAaactccattaaattggaattgTTGAGGTTTTAAAATTTCCATTAAATTGGATTATATATTGCAATTTTTTAGGCTACCAGTAAATTGGGAGTGAAGCATAAAAAGAGACGAATTTGAAGTACATGTCGGTAAACGCTAGTTAGtcggaaaaaaaaaagttttcaataatataaattgTAGGTCtacaatgtaggtatatttttcagGTCGCTTCACCTGACCTCCCGAAGTACGCCACCATGAACAACTTGCCAACCCCAGAAAAATTAGATTTAGAAGGTAGCGATGGGTCAATGGGCCAAAGGTGGGAAAAATGGAAGAGATCCTTGGAGATTTATATGGAAGCGGCAGAAATTCAAACGTCACTAAAGAAACGGGCAACGCTATTACTTTTAGGAGGTACCGCGTTGCAAGAAATTTATTACAATCTGCCCGGAGCATCAGTAGAATCAGGTGAAGGTGTCGATGTGTTTAAAATAGCAATCGAAAAATTGGATGCTTATTTCCGGCCAAAACAAAGTCGCGTTTATGAAAGACATCTTTTTCGGCTCATAAAACAGGAGGAAACAGAAAGATTTGAAACGTTTCTAGTTAGACTGAGGAAGCAAGCAACCAAATGTGGGTTTGACAAAACGGAGGATCATCTTATTGCAGAGAAATGTGCTTCTGTGGAACTAAGAAAAAAGATTTTGACCATCGGAGATGACATTACTCTTGAAAGGATCGTAACAGAAGGGAATACTTTGGAAATAGTAAAACAACAACTAGAAGGTTTTGATgataagacaaaaaaaaatgagGTGAATCAGATTAGGAGCAAGGAGAATGTACGAGACAAAAAGAGAGAAAATAGTTATTGTGGAAGATGTGGAAGCCCAAAACATGATTCGAATGACAGTTCTTGTCCAGCAAAGACTCAAAAATGCCATTCCTGTGGAAAAATAGGACATTTTGTACGATCGTGCAGAACTAAACAAGGCCAGAAAAGGAAAATTGATGCTACGTTAGATAAAACGAAAGAGGAAGGTAAAAGCAAAGGGAATAAAAGGACGAAGAGAGACGTGAAGATAAATTGTGTAGATGATGAGGACGTCGAGTACGTTTTTAACGTAAATAACGATAATGATCCTTCCATAAAGTGCAAAATTGGGGGAGTATATACGGATCTTTTAGTGGACTCTGGTTGTAAACCAAACCTGATTACTGTCGAGACTTGggaaaaattgaaaaaagaTAACGCAAAGGTTTACAAGCAAGTACAGAGACCGACTAAAAGACTAATTCCATACGGAACTGATACACCTCTAAAGGTTGAAGGTTCATTTGAGGCAGCGGTTACAGCAGGAGTAAGGGAAATACACGCTACATTTTACGTCATCAATGGAGGGACGAGAGATTTATTAGGAAGAGATTCAGCAACAGAGTTAGGAGTTCTAAAAGTCGGAGTGGGAATCAATCAAGTCGACACCAAAGAATTTCCCAAGTTCAAGGATGTCGTAGTAGAGATTCCAATCGACGAAAAAATAAAACCAGTCGCCCAACCATACCGACGGATACCCATACCTCTGGAGAAGAAAGTTAACGAAAAAATACAAGAGTTGCTGGATTCCGAAATAATAGAAGAGGTAAAGCAACCATCTAGATGGGTTTCTCCCATGGTACCAATCCTCAAGGAGAACGGTGAATTACGCCTTTGTGTTGACATGAGGCGAGCAAATGCCGCTATACTAAGGGAGAACCACCCTTTACCCACAATGGACAATCTGCTGCCTAAAATCGGCAAGGCTAAGTTTTTCACCAAACTCGACATCAAGAATGCTTTTCACCAGATTGAACTGCACGCTGATTCCCGGCACATTACAACTTTTATAACATCGAAAGGTTTGTTTCAGTACAAACGGTTAATGTTTGGAATCACGTGTGCTCCGGAAGTTTTCCAAAAAATACTAGAAAGAATGGTGATTTCCTGTGAAGGGGTAATTAACTTCATAGACGATATATTGGTTTTTGGGAGTACAGAGGAAGAACATGACAGTAGGGTAGAGAAGGTATTAAGAATTTTGGAAGACAACAATGTGTTACTCAACGACAAGAAATGCATAAGGAAAGTCCA
Coding sequences:
- the LOC134652354 gene encoding uncharacterized protein K02A2.6-like, which gives rise to MEEILGDLYGSGRNSNVTKETGNAITFRRTKQGQKRKIDATLDKTKEEGKSKGNKRTKRDVKINCVDDEDVEYVFNVNNDNDPSIKCKIGGVYTDLLVDSGCKPNLITVETWEKLKKDNAKVYKQVQRPTKRLIPYGTDTPLKVEGSFEAAVTAGVREIHATFYVINGGTRDLLGRDSATELGVLKVGVGINQVDTKEFPKFKDVVVEIPIDEKIKPVAQPYRRIPIPLEKKVNEKIQELLDSEIIEEVKQPSRWVSPMVPILKENGELRLCVDMRRANAAILRENHPLPTMDNLLPKIGKAKFFTKLDIKNAFHQIELHADSRHITTFITSKGLFQYKRLMFGITCAPEVFQKILERMVISCEGVINFIDDILVFGSTEEEHDSRVEKVLRILEDNNVLLNDKKCIRKVQKVEFLGHELTPEGIKPLKKYIDSIEKFGAPNTVEELQSFLGLIVEHARPQAVSMRDITEQSAKDTEITNVKSGLYGGCWDDSVKEYKIFESELCFYDDILLRGNRIVIPLKLRKAVLEAAHEGHPGIVAMKGRLRSKVWWPRIDRDAENLVKSCKGCTLVGAPNPPVPMKRRELPSEPWVDIAIDLLGPLPSSDYLLVIVDYYSRYKEVKVTKNITSSQIIKILDEMFSRLGYPVSITADNGRQFISQEFKSFLKECNITLFNTVPYWPQQNGEVERQNRDILKRLKIGNMEKKDLKKTLFEYLLMCNATPHSTTKKSPSELFFGRKCRDKIL